Within the Nitrospirota bacterium genome, the region GGTGCCCTCAGGGCGTGTTGCTTCTATACCTACAGAGAAGCTTAACAATAAGATATCTGGTTTTGCGGCCACACTGGCGATATATGAGGCTTTACAGAAAGAATACCTTGCACCATTCGATGCAAAATTACTCCCATTGGGCCTGGGCGGAAGCCCATTTCTCGGGCATTCAGCAATAGGAGAAGACCATCTATTTCCAGAGCTTGGAGAAAAACTCACCCGTATAGGTGTGAGGGCAATGCTCAAGGCATATGAATCAGCAGGCATGAGACCTAACAAATGGCTTTCTGCAATCCTTGCCTGTTCGGCTGCACTCGAGATCATACACCCCGATGCCTTTGTCGGAGAAGAATATGGTCCATTCCTGTTGACAAGGACACCAGAGGTATGCGGGATGGCTGCTGTAGAAGAAGCAGAGATGCCAAAGGTTATACACATCAGAGGAACCGATGAAGAACTGAAGACAGCAAAGGTTGTTGGTGACTTTGCATTGATACTCAAAGATTGCGGTACCCCTACAGTCGTTGGGATGATAATGTTTAATGAGACATGTTCCATTATCAGAGAAGGTGCAGTATTAGGAGTCGGACGGGCAGGAGGACCACTGCTTCTCCCTCTTAACCACTGGGTAACCTCAGCAGCACTCGCCCTTTATCTACTTGGCAGAGGCGCAACACAGGAAGAAACCGTAACCGCAATTAAGAAATCTGTGGGAATGTTCATTCAGCCTGAAGATGCTACTGTTGCTACAAATATCCTCGCAAGAAGGGCAGAATTCGTTGAGCGTGGACCTGTGACTGATGCTATAATAAGGGCTACAGAGCCTTCTATGTGCAATTCGATATTAAAGAGGGCGACTTTTGCATATGAAATCCTTAAGAATGGTAAAACACTTGAAGAACTTGTTAAAAAAGTCCAGGAAAGACATATCGCTACAATTGCAGATGGCACAGCACGGATAATGAGCAAGGTCCTGAACAGGAACATAGAGTATATCAAATTCAAAGAGGTAAAACCTGGTGCTGGAAGGCGAACCCATAAATTTGCAAAGAGATACTTTGCATTTGATGGATATGTAGATGTTGAGGTCAAGGTCGATGGAAAGGTTCACAGGATGAAAAATCTCCTTGCTGATGTAGCACCAAAAGCCCTTCTCAGCGGTGATAAGGAAACAATGAGTACTATTGCTACAGTCTCGATGGCAGTGACTGAGTTATTGAACTCAGGGGCATGTTCTATGGATGTGGCTGTGTGTGCATGTATGGCTGCTGCGATGGGGATGGATCCAAAGGAGGCTGCAGAACGGTCTGCAGAGGCTGCAAATGTAATAATATCTATGCCTTGGCCAGGTCTGAAAAATGCTGCACAGCTTGCTGCTGATATTGTTAAGGAACTTCAATGATCTCCCGCAAAGAGTTTCTTAGCCGTGTGATGATACTCGGACAGTATTGTTATACGGAGCGGGGGGAGATTACGGTAAAAACCGTCTTCACAGCATTAAAATCCTTCCTCCAGAAGGACGAGAGCAAAAGACTCGAAGGGCTCCTGCCTTCTCCTTTAAGGGAGCTGTGGCAGGAGTCTCCTTTTGTTGAGGTAGGGTATGACTCCAATAAAGATTATATTGTATTGGTATCAAAGATAGGAAACTATCCGTATAAGGCAGCAGCAGAAAGAGATGTAAAGATTGTATTCGCCGGTATCAGAGAATTCATGGATGAATCAACTATTAATGAGCTGATATCTATTCTTCCTGATAAGGAGATATTCGAGAAATCAAAATCGTGCAGCCTCAATGGTTCTGCCGAGAATTTTCTTTGAAGATAACAGTGTGCTGGGTCCAGCGCTAGTTAGTGAAAAATAGAGGAAGATGATGAAAAAGAAAGGGACGCTTATTTTTGCACAGGTGGACCATGTCTCTGGTGAGA harbors:
- a CDS encoding DUF2267 domain-containing protein, which translates into the protein MISRKEFLSRVMILGQYCYTERGEITVKTVFTALKSFLQKDESKRLEGLLPSPLRELWQESPFVEVGYDSNKDYIVLVSKIGNYPYKAAAERDVKIVFAGIREFMDESTINELISILPDKEIFEKSKSCSLNGSAENFL